One Candidatus Scalindua japonica DNA segment encodes these proteins:
- a CDS encoding CBS domain-containing protein, producing the protein MLKIPKDKNNPIKKSHTITTTESQHMMGKVPHVRDIMTKRLLILTPDMTIRDAAKKLKKKHVFSAPVVDSDGNFVGMFSQQGCMVGLMDVIYNEVPLPLNVGDYLEPEKNTLTITEDAPFMTAVSKFVESNQLILSLPVLRDGKVVGIIARKDIIRTFFEITAKIPDAKQVILYISALDKGRQESEKLR; encoded by the coding sequence ATGCTAAAAATACCAAAAGATAAGAATAATCCTATAAAAAAGTCGCATACGATAACAACTACTGAATCGCAGCATATGATGGGGAAGGTACCGCATGTAAGAGATATCATGACCAAAAGATTGCTGATTTTAACCCCTGATATGACTATTCGTGACGCGGCTAAAAAATTGAAGAAGAAACATGTCTTTTCCGCCCCGGTGGTTGACTCTGACGGTAACTTCGTCGGTATGTTTTCACAGCAGGGATGTATGGTTGGCCTGATGGACGTAATTTATAATGAAGTGCCGTTGCCGCTTAATGTGGGTGATTATCTGGAACCGGAAAAGAATACCCTCACGATCACAGAAGATGCTCCCTTTATGACAGCCGTTTCAAAATTTGTCGAAAGCAATCAACTGATCCTCAGCCTGCCGGTTCTGCGCGATGGAAAAGTTGTCGGCATTATCGCCCGCAAAGACATCATTCGCACATTCTTTGAAATCACGGCCAAAATCCCCGATGCAAAACAGGTGATTTTATATATCAGTGCACTTGATAAAGGACGACAGGAGAGTGAAAAGCTCAGATGA
- the nqrF gene encoding NADH:ubiquinone reductase (Na(+)-transporting) subunit F encodes MSELIIAVGLFTLIASILVSLIVFAKAKLLPSGDIKMVVNKEKEFVTQPGGKLLGCLADQGVFVASACGGGGTCGQCLVKVLDGGGDILPTELAHITRRESREGLRLACQVSVKQDMDIEVPPEVFEAKKWVCKVRSNDSVADFIKELILELPAGEEVDFKAGGYIQIDVPPHELSYKDFDIPEAFRPEWDKRNLWDVTSRVTEPITRAYSMASYPGEKGIIMLNVRIALPPDPGIPTGVASSFIFNLKPGDEVNISGPYGEFFINESEAEMVYIGRGAGMAPLRSHILELLKGRNSQRMISYWYNARNLGECFYLDHFAQLAKEHENFTFNLALSRPAPEDNWTGLTGYVHQVLYDSYLADHQAPEDIEYYMCGPPVMTQSVEDMLDNLGVETENVKFDDFG; translated from the coding sequence ATGAGCGAGTTGATTATTGCCGTGGGATTATTCACCCTCATCGCTTCGATACTGGTCAGTTTGATTGTGTTCGCCAAAGCAAAATTATTGCCCAGCGGTGATATTAAGATGGTGGTCAACAAAGAAAAAGAATTTGTTACCCAGCCCGGCGGCAAGCTGTTGGGATGTCTGGCAGACCAGGGTGTTTTTGTTGCTTCGGCATGCGGCGGAGGCGGTACTTGCGGCCAATGCCTGGTTAAGGTGCTCGATGGCGGCGGTGACATCCTGCCGACGGAATTGGCGCATATTACCAGACGAGAGAGCCGTGAAGGGCTTCGGTTGGCCTGCCAGGTGTCGGTAAAGCAGGATATGGATATTGAAGTACCACCCGAGGTGTTTGAGGCTAAGAAGTGGGTTTGCAAGGTTCGATCCAATGACAGCGTGGCCGATTTTATCAAGGAGCTTATTTTGGAGTTGCCTGCCGGGGAAGAAGTCGACTTTAAAGCGGGCGGCTATATCCAAATCGACGTTCCACCCCATGAGCTGAGTTATAAAGACTTCGATATTCCGGAAGCGTTCCGACCGGAATGGGATAAGCGCAATCTGTGGGACGTTACATCCAGAGTTACGGAACCGATAACACGTGCTTACTCGATGGCAAGCTACCCGGGGGAAAAGGGTATTATCATGCTAAACGTTCGCATTGCACTGCCACCGGATCCGGGGATACCGACGGGTGTGGCCTCATCCTTTATTTTCAACTTGAAACCTGGAGATGAGGTAAACATTTCCGGTCCTTACGGGGAATTCTTTATCAATGAATCCGAAGCAGAGATGGTCTACATTGGCCGGGGGGCTGGCATGGCTCCCCTGCGCAGCCATATTCTTGAACTGCTCAAAGGCCGGAACAGTCAACGCATGATTTCATACTGGTACAATGCCCGCAATCTGGGTGAATGTTTCTACCTGGATCATTTCGCGCAACTGGCCAAAGAACATGAGAATTTTACCTTTAATCTTGCGCTGTCCCGTCCGGCGCCCGAAGACAACTGGACTGGGCTCACCGGCTATGTTCATCAGGTGCTGTACGACAGCTATCTGGCTGACCATCAGGCCCCCGAAGATATCGAATACTACATGTGCGGCCCTCCGGTAATGACTCAATCGGTGGAGGACATGCTGGATAATCTTGGTGTGGAGACCGAAAATGTCAAGTTTGACGATTTTGGATAG
- the nqrE gene encoding NADH:ubiquinone reductase (Na(+)-transporting) subunit E, with protein MEHYLSLFIKSVFIENMALAFFLGICTFLAISKSVKTAIGLGVAVILIQTITVPVNNIIFQFLLKPGALSWAGQPALDLTFLGLLAYIGVIAAVVQILEMVLDRFVPVLYNTLGIFLPLITVNCAILGGSLFMVERNYNFSESIVYGLGSGTGWSLALVCLAGIREKLAYSNPPAGMRGLGITFTVAGLMALAFMAFAGIKL; from the coding sequence ATGGAACATTATCTGAGTCTTTTTATAAAATCTGTTTTTATCGAAAACATGGCACTGGCATTTTTTCTGGGTATATGCACGTTTCTGGCCATATCAAAAAGTGTCAAGACCGCTATAGGATTAGGCGTGGCGGTGATCCTTATTCAAACGATCACAGTACCTGTCAATAATATCATTTTTCAGTTTTTGCTCAAGCCAGGTGCCTTATCCTGGGCCGGCCAGCCCGCGCTCGATTTAACCTTTCTGGGTCTTTTGGCCTACATCGGGGTCATTGCGGCAGTGGTGCAGATTCTGGAGATGGTGCTGGATCGATTTGTGCCTGTACTGTACAACACCCTCGGAATTTTCCTGCCTCTTATCACCGTCAACTGCGCTATCCTGGGAGGATCGCTGTTTATGGTTGAGCGTAACTACAACTTTTCGGAAAGTATTGTCTACGGTCTGGGCTCAGGGACCGGCTGGTCGCTGGCACTCGTCTGCCTGGCTGGTATCAGGGAAAAACTGGCATACAGCAATCCGCCGGCTGGTATGCGGGGGTTGGGAATCACGTTTACGGTTGCCGGCCTGATGGCGCTGGCATTCATGGCGTTTGCGGGTATTAAGTTATGA
- a CDS encoding NADH:ubiquinone reductase (Na(+)-transporting) subunit D, whose product MAKPKITELLLNPIINRNPVALQILGVCSALAVTGKMQTAFVMTICVTIVVACSSFSISLIRNQIPSSIRIGVQITIIATLVIVVSEILEAFLFDISKQLSVYVGLIITNCIVMGRAEAFAMKNASRQSLLDGIGNGLGYGLVLLIVAFFRELLGSGTLFGVEILKSVTNGGWYVNNGLMVLPPSAFFLIAFLIWGIRTWKPEQNEED is encoded by the coding sequence ATGGCAAAACCGAAAATCACAGAACTACTGTTGAACCCTATAATCAACCGCAACCCGGTCGCCCTGCAGATACTTGGTGTGTGCTCGGCCCTGGCGGTGACCGGTAAAATGCAAACCGCCTTTGTGATGACGATCTGTGTCACCATTGTGGTGGCATGTTCCAGTTTCTCCATTAGTTTGATTCGTAATCAGATACCGAGCAGTATTCGCATCGGGGTTCAGATCACAATTATTGCTACACTGGTGATTGTGGTGTCGGAGATACTGGAGGCGTTTCTGTTTGACATCAGCAAGCAGTTGTCGGTGTATGTGGGGCTGATCATTACCAACTGCATTGTTATGGGTCGGGCGGAAGCGTTTGCCATGAAAAATGCCTCGCGGCAGAGCTTGCTGGATGGAATCGGTAACGGCCTGGGGTACGGACTGGTATTGCTGATTGTGGCGTTTTTCCGGGAACTGCTCGGATCGGGCACGCTTTTTGGCGTTGAAATATTAAAGTCCGTAACCAACGGTGGTTGGTACGTCAATAACGGCCTGATGGTACTGCCGCCGAGTGCCTTCTTTCTGATTGCATTTTTGATTTGGGGCATCAGGACCTGGAAACCCGAACAAAACGAAGAGGATTAA
- a CDS encoding Na(+)-translocating NADH-quinone reductase subunit C, whose protein sequence is MAHESVSKTFIVAIALAATCSLLVAGAAIGLRPRQEANKVLDRKINILIVADLYDTKASVEESFKQIETRIVDLATGEYVAKDQLDPETFDQRAAARDPELSVKIPPEKDYAGIGRREKYSLVYLVKKNGKLDQVILPIDGKGLWSTLYGFLALSDDLKTIRGITFYEHSETPGLGGEVDNSKWQAQWVGKKIYGKEGSVQFHLVKGVADKSSPEAEYQVDGLSGATLTANGVTDLIKYWMGNDGFKKLLERLQAEGA, encoded by the coding sequence ATGGCACATGAATCAGTTAGCAAAACGTTTATCGTGGCAATAGCTTTGGCTGCTACCTGTTCTCTGCTGGTCGCGGGAGCGGCGATTGGATTGCGCCCCAGGCAGGAGGCCAACAAGGTTCTGGATCGTAAAATAAATATCCTGATCGTGGCCGATCTATACGATACCAAGGCATCCGTGGAAGAATCGTTTAAACAGATCGAGACGCGCATCGTTGATCTTGCAACCGGCGAGTATGTTGCCAAAGATCAACTCGATCCGGAAACTTTTGATCAAAGGGCGGCGGCCAGAGATCCTGAACTGAGCGTCAAAATACCACCAGAGAAGGATTATGCGGGAATCGGACGCAGGGAGAAGTATTCCCTGGTATATCTGGTGAAAAAAAACGGCAAGCTGGATCAAGTCATTTTGCCGATAGACGGCAAAGGGCTGTGGTCGACGCTTTATGGGTTTCTGGCCTTAAGTGACGATTTAAAAACGATCCGCGGCATCACGTTTTACGAGCATTCCGAAACCCCTGGACTTGGCGGCGAAGTCGATAACTCCAAGTGGCAAGCCCAGTGGGTGGGAAAGAAGATATACGGCAAAGAGGGCAGCGTTCAATTCCACCTTGTCAAGGGCGTTGCCGACAAAAGCAGCCCCGAGGCTGAATATCAGGTTGACGGTCTGTCCGGTGCGACGCTGACAGCCAACGGTGTGACTGACTTAATAAAATACTGGATGGGCAACGATGGTTTTAAGAAATTATTAGAGCGGCTTCAAGCCGAAGGAGCATGA
- a CDS encoding NADH:ubiquinone reductase (Na(+)-transporting) subunit B, translating to MKSIRQFLDIIRPSFEEGGKLERLYPLFEATDTFLYTPDRVTTVEPHVRDSMDLKRIMTIVVYAMIPCIFMAMWNTGYQANNAMQEMNIAAVPGWRGAVLTNLAGYDPNSFLSNIIHGALYFIPVYMVSVAVGGAWEVLFGIVRKEDVNEGLLVTSLIFPLTLPPTIPLWQAALGISFGVVVAKELFGGTGRNFVNPALAGRAFLYFAYPAQNSGDAVWVVVDGVSGATPLTALATTDVSSGMEAVNVSWSQAFLGVLPGSLGETSALACLIGAIIIVFTGVGSWRVMVSMLIGGMGFSTFLWIIGSNTNSMFLMPPWWHLVVGGFAFGLVFCVTDPVSASLTETGKWFYGALAGVLTILIRVINPAYPEGVMLAILLANVFAPLIDFFVLQANIKRRKIRNGT from the coding sequence ATGAAGTCAATAAGACAATTTCTCGACATAATCAGGCCGTCCTTTGAAGAGGGCGGGAAGCTGGAAAGATTATACCCGCTTTTTGAAGCTACAGACACGTTCCTGTATACCCCCGACAGAGTCACCACCGTCGAGCCGCACGTGCGCGACTCCATGGATCTGAAACGCATCATGACGATTGTGGTCTACGCTATGATCCCGTGCATATTTATGGCAATGTGGAACACCGGCTACCAGGCCAATAATGCCATGCAGGAAATGAACATTGCCGCAGTACCGGGCTGGCGTGGTGCCGTGCTGACGAACCTGGCAGGCTATGACCCCAACAGTTTTCTCTCCAATATCATTCACGGAGCACTTTACTTTATCCCCGTTTATATGGTCAGTGTGGCGGTGGGCGGGGCCTGGGAAGTGTTGTTTGGTATCGTACGCAAAGAGGATGTTAATGAAGGTTTATTGGTCACCAGTTTGATTTTTCCCCTTACGCTTCCGCCTACGATTCCCTTGTGGCAGGCGGCGCTGGGGATCAGCTTCGGTGTTGTTGTCGCCAAAGAACTGTTTGGCGGCACCGGCAGGAATTTTGTCAATCCTGCACTTGCTGGCAGAGCATTTCTCTATTTTGCCTATCCGGCACAGAACAGCGGTGATGCGGTCTGGGTGGTGGTCGATGGGGTCAGCGGGGCCACTCCACTTACGGCCCTGGCAACCACCGATGTCAGTAGCGGCATGGAGGCCGTCAATGTGAGCTGGTCCCAGGCCTTCCTGGGTGTTTTGCCGGGATCGCTGGGTGAAACGTCTGCATTGGCCTGCTTGATCGGCGCCATCATTATTGTTTTTACCGGTGTCGGCTCCTGGCGCGTGATGGTGTCCATGTTGATCGGCGGCATGGGATTTTCGACATTCCTGTGGATAATCGGTAGCAATACCAATTCGATGTTTCTGATGCCGCCGTGGTGGCACCTGGTGGTAGGTGGCTTTGCATTCGGTCTGGTTTTCTGTGTCACAGATCCGGTGTCGGCGAGCCTGACGGAAACCGGCAAATGGTTTTATGGCGCCCTGGCAGGCGTATTGACTATTCTGATACGCGTTATAAACCCTGCTTATCCCGAAGGAGTAATGTTGGCAATTTTGCTGGCCAATGTCTTCGCTCCCTTGATTGACTTCTTCGTGCTGCAGGCCAATATCAAGAGAAGAAAGATTCGAAATGGCACATGA
- a CDS encoding metallophosphoesterase family protein, which produces MNQTLTQSENSIVILHLSDLHFDGNDNCQDSIDRQGVFGTLIDEIKSLDEEWRPNIVCITGDVAYQNKQSGYEASIEWLNTLLHELAIEKEGVFFCPGNHDVNRVKASFLVRPDKVKDADRILSLPIADHFKSLFARYEEFCKTLSLPAYCFNGSQEYIVGKRSYKDINFVCNNSCWCSMDEDDKGSLWLGLNFIKSLGLPEISNPRFPITIALFHHPKEYYNESETNRYGNRESTIDYLSSRCHIILTGHTHGRPRKPDIIHDNAIKFSGGCYISDQYRNSCSLIRLWPERMCIDYRQYEWDGGQSRWTKFYEELDYKLRIIEKFKNPDYQPAREVQQGIEAEAEREHSLKEIEEIHKTIFDHITSLDNTKAIDHYEKNLNVIDAHRDKYKETIKQIELLILEAKDGRT; this is translated from the coding sequence ATGAATCAAACTTTAACTCAATCTGAGAACTCCATTGTAATATTACATTTAAGCGACCTGCATTTTGATGGCAATGATAACTGTCAAGATTCAATTGATCGACAAGGTGTATTCGGGACATTGATAGATGAAATAAAATCTCTTGATGAAGAATGGAGACCAAATATAGTTTGCATCACAGGTGATGTTGCGTATCAGAACAAACAATCTGGATATGAGGCGTCAATAGAATGGTTAAATACGTTACTACATGAATTAGCCATAGAAAAAGAAGGAGTCTTTTTCTGCCCTGGCAATCATGATGTCAATAGAGTAAAAGCGTCGTTTTTAGTCCGACCGGATAAAGTAAAAGACGCAGATCGAATATTGAGCTTGCCAATTGCAGACCACTTCAAGTCACTCTTTGCCAGGTATGAAGAATTTTGTAAAACATTATCATTACCAGCCTATTGCTTTAATGGGTCACAAGAATACATAGTTGGTAAGAGATCATATAAAGATATAAATTTTGTATGCAACAACTCTTGTTGGTGTTCAATGGATGAGGATGACAAAGGCTCTTTATGGTTAGGCCTAAATTTCATAAAATCGCTAGGCTTGCCTGAAATATCAAATCCCAGATTTCCAATAACAATAGCTTTGTTTCATCATCCTAAAGAATATTACAACGAAAGTGAAACCAATCGGTATGGCAATCGTGAATCCACTATAGACTATCTGTCATCAAGATGTCATATTATATTGACGGGGCATACTCATGGACGTCCGAGAAAGCCTGACATAATACATGATAATGCAATAAAGTTTTCTGGAGGATGTTATATATCAGATCAATACCGCAACAGTTGTTCTTTAATACGATTATGGCCTGAAAGAATGTGTATAGATTATCGGCAATATGAGTGGGATGGAGGGCAAAGCCGCTGGACTAAATTTTATGAAGAACTCGATTATAAGTTGCGCATAATAGAAAAATTTAAGAATCCAGATTATCAGCCTGCACGGGAAGTCCAGCAAGGAATAGAAGCTGAAGCTGAAAGAGAACATTCATTAAAAGAAATAGAAGAAATACATAAAACTATTTTTGATCATATCACTTCATTAGATAATACTAAAGCAATCGACCATTATGAGAAGAATCTAAACGTGATTGATGCTCATAGGGATAAATATAAGGAAACCATTAAACAAATAGAATTGTTAATTTTGGAAGCAAAAGATGGACGAACTTGA
- a CDS encoding type IV secretory system conjugative DNA transfer family protein, translated as MIGKTGVGKSTLIENMITSDIKEGHGVALIDPHGDLAESILNFVPESRIQDVIYFNPADIEYPIAFNPLEDVHQDFHHLVSSSFISVLKKVWPEFWGPRLEHILKNSIMALLESPTSTLLDMLLTDKEYRMIVVASITNQQVREFWLFEFEKYSARFRSEAISPILNKIGQFLTSIPLRNIVGQRKNTFDLRKVMDEGKILIVNLSKGKIVEDNSSLLGAMIIAKIQLAAMSRANIPERKRSPFYLYVDEFHNFLTLSFADILSESRKYGLSLVLANQFITQLDEKIRDAVFGNVGTLISFRVGAEDAKYLSRELYPIFSEMDLVILWKPTTFGRGQRTKALPNKKTHCYNLS; from the coding sequence ATGATTGGAAAGACGGGAGTAGGAAAATCTACATTGATAGAAAATATGATTACATCAGATATTAAAGAAGGGCATGGAGTAGCTCTAATTGACCCTCATGGAGATCTGGCTGAAAGTATTCTCAACTTTGTTCCAGAAAGCAGAATACAGGATGTTATATATTTTAATCCGGCAGATATAGAATATCCCATTGCTTTTAACCCTTTAGAGGATGTTCATCAAGACTTTCATCATTTGGTGTCTTCAAGCTTTATCTCAGTCCTCAAAAAGGTATGGCCAGAATTCTGGGGGCCAAGACTGGAACATATCCTGAAAAACTCTATCATGGCTCTTTTAGAAAGTCCAACAAGCACCTTACTTGATATGCTCTTAACTGATAAAGAATACAGAATGATAGTTGTAGCGAGTATTACAAACCAGCAAGTCAGAGAGTTTTGGCTCTTTGAGTTTGAGAAGTATTCCGCTCGGTTTAGATCAGAAGCAATCTCTCCAATCCTCAATAAAATAGGACAATTTCTAACAAGTATTCCATTAAGAAACATTGTAGGCCAGAGAAAAAATACCTTTGATCTGAGAAAGGTAATGGATGAAGGAAAGATTCTGATAGTTAATTTATCCAAAGGTAAAATTGTAGAAGACAATAGCTCTCTTTTAGGAGCAATGATAATTGCTAAGATTCAACTGGCAGCTATGAGTAGAGCAAATATACCTGAAAGAAAGCGGAGCCCCTTTTATCTATATGTGGATGAATTCCATAATTTCCTTACATTATCATTTGCAGATATTTTATCGGAATCTAGAAAATATGGATTATCTTTAGTACTTGCAAATCAATTCATAACTCAATTGGATGAAAAGATTAGGGATGCCGTCTTTGGTAATGTAGGAACGTTAATCTCTTTTAGAGTAGGGGCTGAAGATGCTAAATACCTATCCAGAGAACTCTATCCAATCTTTAGTGAGATGGATTTAGTTATATTGTGGAAACCCACGACCTTTGGTCGTGGTCAGAGAACAAAGGCTTTGCCAAATAAAAAGACTCATTGTTACAATCTGAGTTGA
- a CDS encoding type II toxin-antitoxin system VapC family toxin — MKYLIDTDWTIHYLNGKQSIVDQLIALRKEGLAISVTSLAEVYEGVYYSLDPKSSQEGLNNFLKLVSILPDSDDIAKIFGKVRGGLRKKGELIDDFDLMIASTAIHYNLTVLTNNRKHFERVEGLEIISN; from the coding sequence ATGAAGTATTTAATTGATACAGATTGGACTATTCATTACTTAAACGGCAAACAAAGCATCGTAGATCAATTGATTGCTCTAAGAAAAGAAGGATTGGCCATAAGTGTTACATCTCTAGCTGAGGTTTATGAGGGAGTTTATTATTCTCTTGACCCTAAAAGCAGCCAAGAAGGATTAAACAACTTTCTAAAATTAGTTTCAATTTTACCTGATAGTGATGATATAGCCAAAATCTTCGGTAAAGTGCGTGGTGGGCTCAGGAAAAAAGGAGAGCTGATTGATGATTTTGACCTCATGATTGCCTCTACAGCCATCCATTATAACCTTACAGTTCTCACCAATAACCGTAAACATTTTGAGAGAGTGGAAGGACTAGAAATCATTTCTAATTGA
- a CDS encoding antitoxin family protein: MLRKIRARFSHGVIEPLEKVNVIEGKELELTIEEKPTKAEDESFLKAAGSWKGLIDAEEMIKNIYADRNISTRTEVKL, encoded by the coding sequence ATGCTCAGGAAAATAAGAGCGCGGTTTTCACACGGTGTTATTGAACCATTAGAAAAAGTTAATGTGATAGAAGGTAAAGAATTGGAACTGACCATTGAGGAAAAACCAACTAAAGCTGAGGATGAATCTTTTCTTAAAGCAGCAGGAAGTTGGAAAGGGTTAATTGACGCGGAAGAGATGATTAAAAACATCTATGCTGATCGCAATATCTCTACACGCACAGAGGTGAAGCTATGA
- a CDS encoding antitoxin family protein: MNHGKHEYKKTIRVKFSKGVFHPLEKINIPEGKEVVIAIPDEPKKKCFADALDETYGSWKDTIDCDKFIKDIYVKDIYADRHISTRPEVKL, encoded by the coding sequence ATGAACCATGGGAAACATGAATATAAGAAAACTATTAGAGTAAAATTTTCCAAAGGTGTATTCCATCCTTTGGAAAAGATAAATATACCAGAAGGAAAGGAAGTTGTTATTGCCATTCCAGATGAGCCAAAAAAGAAATGTTTTGCAGATGCTCTTGATGAAACATATGGTAGTTGGAAAGACACAATTGATTGTGATAAATTTATTAAAGATATTTATGTTAAAGATATTTATGCTGATCGGCACATTAGCACAAGGCCAGAGGTGAAACTATGA
- a CDS encoding UPF0175 family protein, protein MSKKIVLEFPVDLPDECLQDKQALQKGKEGIVLELLQKAEISQGKAAELLGIDRHTLFDLMAKYDIPVVSFSPEELQRQREVDKDEPWET, encoded by the coding sequence ATGTCTAAAAAGATCGTTTTAGAATTTCCGGTGGATTTACCAGATGAATGTCTACAAGACAAACAAGCCTTACAGAAAGGGAAAGAAGGAATAGTATTAGAACTTTTGCAAAAGGCGGAGATCTCTCAAGGAAAAGCAGCCGAGCTTTTGGGAATAGACAGACATACTCTTTTTGATTTGATGGCTAAGTATGATATTCCTGTGGTTAGCTTTTCACCAGAGGAACTCCAACGTCAAAGGGAGGTGGATAAAGATGAACCATGGGAAACATGA
- a CDS encoding antitoxin family protein, which yields MEKTIRARFSKGVIKPLEKVDVDEGRQIAVTIKKLGGERGS from the coding sequence ATGGAAAAAACGATAAGGGCTAGATTTTCCAAGGGAGTAATAAAACCTTTAGAGAAAGTTGATGTAGATGAAGGAAGACAGATTGCTGTTACAATAAAAAAGCTGGGGGGGGAAAGAGGAAGTTAA
- the nqrA gene encoding NADH:ubiquinone reductase (Na(+)-transporting) subunit A: MFRIRKGLDLPITGAPAQNIDSGPTVNRVALVGDDYIGMKPKMVVQVGDSVKLGQILFEDKKTPGVQFTSPGCGKVVAVNRGDKRKFESIVIELEGEDEETFPSFNAAKLDSLERAEVQDMLIQSGMWTVLRTRPYSKVPAPYSAPHSIFVTAMDTNPLACDPAPIIKEHAEDFCHGLQIISRMSDGPVYICKCPGVDIPGDGIASVSMQEFTGPHPAGLTGTHIHFLDPVSDQKTVWSINYQDVIAVGRLFTTGRLYLERVVSLAGPKVKNPRLIRTRVGAAIDELVTGELNSDNVRVISGSVFSGRQARGGYAFLGTINLYLCCLP, encoded by the coding sequence ATGTTTAGAATTCGCAAAGGTCTGGATCTGCCGATTACCGGAGCACCTGCCCAGAATATCGATTCCGGGCCAACGGTGAATCGCGTTGCCCTGGTGGGCGATGATTACATTGGCATGAAGCCCAAGATGGTGGTTCAGGTGGGTGATTCGGTCAAGCTGGGACAGATTCTGTTTGAAGATAAAAAAACACCTGGGGTACAGTTTACCTCACCCGGATGCGGGAAGGTAGTTGCTGTCAATCGTGGGGACAAGCGCAAGTTTGAATCCATTGTCATTGAACTGGAAGGCGAGGATGAAGAAACCTTCCCGTCATTCAACGCCGCGAAACTGGATAGCCTGGAGCGTGCTGAGGTGCAGGATATGTTAATTCAATCCGGCATGTGGACGGTGCTTCGCACCCGGCCATACAGTAAGGTGCCGGCCCCATACAGCGCACCGCACTCGATTTTCGTTACCGCTATGGATACCAACCCGCTGGCGTGCGATCCTGCTCCGATCATTAAAGAGCATGCAGAGGATTTTTGCCATGGTTTGCAAATCATTTCCCGAATGTCGGACGGCCCAGTGTATATCTGCAAGTGTCCCGGTGTAGATATCCCGGGCGATGGAATCGCCAGCGTATCGATGCAGGAGTTTACCGGGCCCCACCCGGCAGGGTTGACTGGCACGCACATTCATTTCCTGGATCCGGTCAGTGATCAAAAAACCGTGTGGAGTATCAACTATCAGGATGTCATTGCGGTCGGACGGCTGTTTACTACCGGCAGGCTTTATCTGGAGCGGGTGGTTTCTCTGGCAGGACCGAAGGTGAAAAACCCAAGATTGATCCGGACTCGGGTGGGAGCTGCCATCGATGAACTGGTCACAGGCGAATTGAACAGTGATAATGTGCGGGTTATATCCGGTTCCGTGTTTTCGGGCCGGCAGGCCAGAGGCGGCTATGCTTTTCTGGGGACTATTAATCTTTATCTCTGTTGTCTCCCGTAA